CAGCAGGCGGCGCCAAGGGCGAGCAGTATCACCGTCACGTCGCACACCTCGTATCGCGCGTGGGCGGGGGATGCGGCAGAGGATAGCCATCCGGGCGGGGATGTGGGGTGGCCGCGGTCACTGCCATTCTCCCGCGCGCCCCCGCGTACTGCGCGGTAATCAAACGGTTGACGCGGCAGGCTGGCGCGCTGAGGATCGTTCACCACGGCGGCCGGCGCGCGCCGCCGGGCCCCGGTGAGGAGAAGCGGAAGATGGCGTACGACGCTGATGTGATCGTGATCGGAGCGGGGCTCGCGGGCCTGGCGGCCACCGCCGAGCTGGTGGACGCCGGACGCAAGGTGATCCTGCTCGACCAGGAGCCCGAGCAGTCCCTCGGCGGGCAGGCGCACTGGTCCTTCGGCGGCCTCTTCCTGGTCGACTCGCCCGAGCAGCGCCGGCTGCGGATCCGCGACAGCCACGCGCTGGCCTGGCAGGACTGGCTGGGCACGGCCGGCTTCGACCGCCCCGAGGACCGCTGGCCGCGCAGCTGGGCCGAGGCGTACGTCGACTTCGCGGCCGGGGAGAAGCGCTCCTGGCTGCACCGGCAGGGCGTCCGGTTCTTCCCGGTCGTCGGCTGGGCCGAGCGCGGCGGCTACGGGGCGACCGGGCACGGCAACTCCGTGCCGCGCTTCCACATCACCTGGGGCACCGGCCCCGGCCTGGTCGCACCGTTCGAGCGCCGGGTACGGGCCGGCGCCGCCCGCGGCCTGGTGGACCTGCGCTTCCGTCACCGGGTCACCGGGCTCTCCCGCAGCGCGGGCAGCGTGGACACCGTCAGCGGCGAAATCCTGCAGCCCTCGGACGCCGAGCGCGGCAGGCCCAGCAGCCGCGAGGTGACCGGCGCGTTCGAGCTGCGCGCGCAGGCCGTGATCGTCACCTCGGGCGGTATCGGCGGCAACCACGACCTGGTGCGCGCCAACTGGCCCGAGCGGCTCGGCACGCCCCCCGAGCGGATGCTGTCGGGCGTGCCGGCGCACGTCGACGGCAAGATGCTGGGCATCGCCGAGGCCGCCGGCGGCCGGATCGTCAACCGCGACCGGATGTGGCACTACACCGAGGGCATCGACAACTGGAACCCCATATGGCCGATGCACGGCATCCGCATCCTGTCGGGGCCCTCCCCGCTGTGGCTGGACGCCCGCGGCAAGCGGCTGCCGGTGCCGCTCTTCCCCGGCTTCGACACCCTCGGCACCCTCGAACACATCATGCGGACCGGCCACGACCACACCTGGTTCGTGCTCACCCAAAAGATCATCGAGAAGGAGTTCACGCTCTCCGGATCCGAGCAGAACCCCGACCTGACCGGCAAGAGCGTCCGCGACGTGCTCGGCCGGGCCAGGGCCGGCGCCCCCGGGCCGGTGCAGGCGTTCATGGACCACGGCGCGGACTTCGTCGTCGAGCGCTCGCTGCCCGCACTCGTACGGCGGATGAACGAACTGACCGGGAAGCCCCTGATCGACGAGGCCGCGCTGCGCGACGAGATCGTCGCCCGGGACCGTGAGATCGCCAATCCCTTCACCAAGGACCTCCAGGTGACCGCCGTGCGCGGGACCCGCAAGTACCTCGGCGACCGGCTGATCCGCACCGCGGCCCCGCACCGGCTGCTCGACCCGAAGGCCGGCCCGCTGATCGCCGTACGGCTCCACATCCTCACCCGCAAGACCCTCGGCGGCCTGGAGACCGACCTCGGCTCCCGGGTGCTGACCGAGGGCGGCGCGCCGCTGCCGGGCGTCTACGCCGCGGGCGAGGCGGCCGGATTCGGCGGCGGCGGGGTGCACGGCTACCGCTCGCTGGAGGGCACCTTCCTCGGCGGCTGCCTCTTCTCCGGGCGCACCGCGGGCCGGGCGGCGGCACGCGCGGTGGACTGAGGACGGGGCGCCGGGCCGCCGCCGGGCCTGCCCGCGGCGCGGCCCGGCGGCGGGCCGGCGGACCCGCCGCGGGTCTCGCCGGAGCGCGGCCCAATTCCGCGGAGCGGAAAGGAGGTTGGCGGATCCGGCCATTCCTCTTCCCGCCTTGACGCGGAGCTCTGCGGAGCGCTTTGCTGTCCGCGATGACTGGTGCGGAACCAGTCCGTCACCCTCTGCACAGGCGCCCGCAGACCGGCCGCACCCCGAGGACGACGGTGCGGCGCACGGCCGCCGCGGCGCGCCATGGAGCCCCCTGACCCGTGATGTCGATATCCCCTTCGCCACCCCCACCGCCGCCACCGGCCCTCCGGCGCGCCCGCCGTCCGGGGGCCCCGGCCCTCGCGCCGGCCCTGGACGACACCGAACTGGCCGTCGCCGCCGACGCGCTGGCACTCGGCCAGTGGGCCCGGGTGCGCACCCTGCTCGCCGAGACCGGCGCGGACTGGGACCGGCGCGGCCACCGGTTAACCGTCCTGGCCGGCTGCCCCGGCAGCGCCGCCTGGGCCGGCGACTGGCAGCTCGCCGAACCGGACAGCGGCGACGCCGCCACCCTGCTGGCCCTCGCCACCGTCCGCCGTGCCCTGCGCGGCCGCACCACCACCGGCGACGCCGCCGCGGCCTGCGCCACCGCAGCCCGGATGCTGCCCGACGACCCCACCCCCTGGCTCGGCGCGCTGCTCCTCGCCCGCCGCGCCGGCACCCCCGACGAACGCGCCTACGCCTTCCACCAGATCCGCGCCCGCCACCCCGACCACCACCACGCCCACCACCTGATGACCGCCGCCCTCGCCGAGGACCGGCCGGACGGCACCTGCGGCCCGCACCACCCCGCCCACGGCTTCGCCGCCCGGGCCGCCGCCCGCGCCCCCGCCGACTCGCCGCTCGCCCTGCTCCCCGTCGTCGCGCACGCCGAGCGCTACCGCGTACGGGCCCGCGCCGGGCTGGAGCCCCCCGACCCCGCGGACTCCGGCCACTGGTCCACCCGGCACGCCCACGCCGTCCTGCGGGCCGCCTTCGACTGGTGGCTGGAATGGGAGGGCGAGGGCCACCCCCGCGGCAAGCTCGATGTCAACTTCCTCGCCCACGCCACGTTCCACCAGGGGCGGCTGGCCGAGGCCGCCACCCTCTTCCGGCGCATCGGCCCGCACGCCACCCGCGCGCCGTGGTCGTACGGGGGCCGCGACGCGGAGGGCGCGTTCCGGGCCGCCCGCGAGGCCGCCCTGGGCCCGGACCACGACCGGGACGACGGCCCGGACGACGACCGGGGCGCGCCCGGCTGATGACGAAAGTCTGACGCCGGGGCCCGGACGCTGGCCCCCGGCCCCGCGCGGTGTTCGAATCGAAGGGTGACCAAGGAAGCGAATCCGGCCGGCACGCCGGACCACGGCGCCGACGGCAGCGGCACGCCCGTCGGCCGCCGGGTGGTGCTCGGCATGCTCGCCGCGGGCGCCGCCGGCGTCGCCGCGGCCCCGTTGCTCCAGCGAGCCTGGGACGACACCCTCGGCGCCGCCGCACAGCAGGACCCCACCGGCCTGTCCGGGCTGCTCCCGGGCGGCGGCGGCTTCCGCTACTACTCGGTGACCGGCCCCGTACCGGACAAGGACGAGCACACCTACCGCCTCACCGTCGACGGCCTGGTGCGCCACCGGGCCGCGTACCGCCTCGCCGACCTGCGCGCGCTGCCGCAGACCCGGGTCGTGCGCGACGTCCAGTGCGTCACCGGCTGGCGGGTCCCGCACACCCCCTTCGAGGGCGTACGGCTCTCGCACCTCCTCGACGCCGCCGGCGTCCGCCCCGAGGCCAGGGCCGTCCGCTTCACCTGCTTCGACGGCGCCTACAGCGAATCCCTCACCCTCGAACAGGCCCGCCGCCACGACGTGCTGGTCGCGCTGCGCATGCAGGACGCGCCGCTCGCCCACGCCCACGGCGGGCCGGTGCGGCTCTACGTCGCGCCCATGTACTTCTACAAGTCGGCGAAGTGGCTCTCCGGCATCACCGTCACCGACCACGTCCTGCCCGGATACTGGGAGAACCTCGGATATGACGTCGACGCCTGGGTCGGCCGGTCGAACGGACGCGACGATGCCCCGACCACCTGAGCCCCCGGCCGGCCGGCCCCGGGTGCCGCGCTTCACCCCCGCCGAACACCGGGTGCACCGCGCCACCGCCGCCCTGATGGCTGTCTGCGTGCTCACCGCGGCCTGCCTGTACCTGCCCTTCCTCGCCGAACTCGTCGGCCGCCGCGCCCTGGTGGTCACCGTCCACGAGTGGTCCGGCATCCTGCTGCCCGTCCCGCTGCTGCTCGGCCTCGCCTCCCGCGCGCTCCGCACCGACCTGCGCCGCCTCAACCGCTTCGGCCCGCACGACCGCCGCTGGCTGCGCGCCGCGCTGCGCCGCCGCGGGGACCGCCCGGCCGGGAAGTTCAACGCCGGCCAGAAGCTCTACGCCGCGTGGATCGCCGGCGCGGTCCTGGTGATGGCGGCCACCGGACTGCTGATGTGGTTCACCCACCTCGCGCCCCTGGTGTGGCGTACCGGCGCCACCTTCGTCCACGACTGGCTCGCCCTCGCCGTCGTCGTGGTGATCGCCGGCCACGTCTGGAAGGCGTACGCCGACCCGGAGTCCCGCCGCGGGATGCGCACCGGCTCGGTGGACGCCGGGTGGGCCGCCCGCGAGCACCCGCTGTGGGAGCACGAGGACAAGGCCCGGTAACCGCGGGGGACTTGCGGGGGAGGCCGCCCCGGGCACATTGCAGAGGTTTCTCTGCAGAGAACCCTGTGCAGAGAGTCCTCTGCAACCCTATGCTCCTGCCTATGACCGCACCCTCCGGGCCCGACCCGGCGCGCCCCGACCCCTCCGCC
The sequence above is a segment of the Streptomyces lydicus genome. Coding sequences within it:
- a CDS encoding FAD-binding dehydrogenase; this translates as MAYDADVIVIGAGLAGLAATAELVDAGRKVILLDQEPEQSLGGQAHWSFGGLFLVDSPEQRRLRIRDSHALAWQDWLGTAGFDRPEDRWPRSWAEAYVDFAAGEKRSWLHRQGVRFFPVVGWAERGGYGATGHGNSVPRFHITWGTGPGLVAPFERRVRAGAARGLVDLRFRHRVTGLSRSAGSVDTVSGEILQPSDAERGRPSSREVTGAFELRAQAVIVTSGGIGGNHDLVRANWPERLGTPPERMLSGVPAHVDGKMLGIAEAAGGRIVNRDRMWHYTEGIDNWNPIWPMHGIRILSGPSPLWLDARGKRLPVPLFPGFDTLGTLEHIMRTGHDHTWFVLTQKIIEKEFTLSGSEQNPDLTGKSVRDVLGRARAGAPGPVQAFMDHGADFVVERSLPALVRRMNELTGKPLIDEAALRDEIVARDREIANPFTKDLQVTAVRGTRKYLGDRLIRTAAPHRLLDPKAGPLIAVRLHILTRKTLGGLETDLGSRVLTEGGAPLPGVYAAGEAAGFGGGGVHGYRSLEGTFLGGCLFSGRTAGRAAARAVD
- a CDS encoding molybdopterin-dependent oxidoreductase; the encoded protein is MTKEANPAGTPDHGADGSGTPVGRRVVLGMLAAGAAGVAAAPLLQRAWDDTLGAAAQQDPTGLSGLLPGGGGFRYYSVTGPVPDKDEHTYRLTVDGLVRHRAAYRLADLRALPQTRVVRDVQCVTGWRVPHTPFEGVRLSHLLDAAGVRPEARAVRFTCFDGAYSESLTLEQARRHDVLVALRMQDAPLAHAHGGPVRLYVAPMYFYKSAKWLSGITVTDHVLPGYWENLGYDVDAWVGRSNGRDDAPTT
- a CDS encoding cytochrome b/b6 domain-containing protein, which encodes MPRPPEPPAGRPRVPRFTPAEHRVHRATAALMAVCVLTAACLYLPFLAELVGRRALVVTVHEWSGILLPVPLLLGLASRALRTDLRRLNRFGPHDRRWLRAALRRRGDRPAGKFNAGQKLYAAWIAGAVLVMAATGLLMWFTHLAPLVWRTGATFVHDWLALAVVVVIAGHVWKAYADPESRRGMRTGSVDAGWAAREHPLWEHEDKAR